The following are encoded together in the Pseudomonas sp. IB20 genome:
- a CDS encoding ABC transporter ATP-binding protein codes for MSKEVVLSVEHLMMHFGGIKALSDVSLKVERNSIFALIGPNGAGKTTVFNCLTGFYKASGGKIELSIRGKQTNVIQLLGERFKAVDFVSPKSFFSRVYYKMFGGTHLVNRAGLARTFQNIRLFKEMSVLENLLVAQHMWVNRNMLAGILNTKGYRKAESDALDHAFYWLEVVDLVDCANRLAGELSYGQQRRLEIARAMCTRPQIICLDEPAAGLNPQETEALSAMIRLLRDEHDLTVVLIEHDMGMVMSISDHIVVLDHGNVIAEGGPEAIRNDPKVIAAYLGADEEELV; via the coding sequence ATGAGCAAAGAAGTCGTGCTCTCCGTCGAACATTTGATGATGCACTTCGGTGGCATCAAGGCCTTGAGCGATGTGAGCCTCAAGGTCGAACGCAACTCGATCTTCGCCTTGATCGGCCCCAACGGCGCCGGCAAGACCACGGTGTTCAACTGCCTCACCGGCTTCTACAAAGCCAGTGGCGGCAAGATCGAACTCAGCATACGCGGCAAGCAGACCAACGTGATTCAGTTGCTCGGCGAACGCTTCAAAGCTGTCGACTTCGTGTCGCCCAAAAGCTTCTTCAGCCGCGTGTACTACAAGATGTTCGGCGGCACCCACCTGGTGAACCGTGCAGGCTTGGCGCGGACCTTCCAGAACATTCGCCTGTTCAAGGAAATGTCGGTGCTGGAAAACCTGCTGGTGGCCCAGCACATGTGGGTCAACCGCAACATGCTCGCCGGTATCCTCAATACCAAGGGCTACCGCAAGGCCGAAAGCGATGCGCTCGACCACGCCTTCTACTGGTTGGAAGTGGTGGACCTGGTGGACTGCGCCAACCGCCTGGCCGGCGAGCTTTCCTACGGCCAGCAGCGCCGCCTGGAAATCGCCCGTGCCATGTGCACCCGGCCGCAGATCATCTGCCTGGACGAACCGGCAGCCGGCCTTAACCCGCAGGAAACCGAAGCGCTCAGCGCGATGATTCGCCTGCTGCGCGACGAACACGACCTCACGGTGGTGCTGATCGAACACGACATGGGCATGGTGATGAGTATTTCCGACCACATCGTGGTGCTCGACCACGGCAACGTGATCGCCGAAGGTGGCCCGGAAGCGATCCGCAACGACCCGAAAGTGATTGCCGCCTACCTGGGCGCAGACGAAGAGGAGCTGGTATGA
- a CDS encoding ABC transporter ATP-binding protein codes for MSAPILEMKDLDVFYGPIQALKKVSLHINEGETVSLIGSNGAGKSTLLMSIFGQPRAESGQILYNGVDITHKSSHYIASNGIAQSPEGRRVFPDMTVEENLLMGTIPIGDKFAQEDMQRMFELFPRLKERRTQRAMTMSGGEQQMLAIARALMSRPKLLLLDEPSLGLAPIVVKQIFATLRELAATGMTIFLVEQNANHALRLSDRAYVMVNGEIRLTGTGKELLVNEEVRNAYLGGH; via the coding sequence ATGAGTGCACCTATCCTCGAAATGAAGGACCTGGACGTGTTTTACGGCCCGATCCAGGCCCTGAAAAAAGTCTCGCTGCACATCAACGAAGGCGAAACCGTCAGCCTGATCGGCTCCAACGGCGCGGGTAAATCCACGCTGCTGATGTCGATCTTCGGCCAGCCTCGGGCTGAGTCCGGGCAGATTCTCTATAACGGCGTCGACATTACCCACAAGTCGTCCCACTACATCGCCTCCAACGGCATTGCGCAGTCGCCGGAAGGGCGGCGGGTGTTCCCCGACATGACCGTCGAGGAAAACCTGTTGATGGGCACCATTCCGATTGGTGACAAATTCGCCCAGGAAGATATGCAGCGCATGTTCGAGCTGTTCCCTCGGCTCAAGGAACGGCGCACCCAGCGCGCCATGACCATGTCTGGCGGTGAGCAGCAAATGCTCGCCATCGCTCGCGCGCTGATGAGCCGGCCCAAGCTGTTGCTGCTGGACGAACCGAGCCTGGGCTTAGCGCCGATTGTGGTGAAGCAGATCTTCGCCACCCTGCGTGAACTGGCGGCCACTGGCATGACGATCTTCCTGGTGGAGCAGAACGCGAACCATGCGTTGCGCTTGTCTGACCGGGCTTACGTGATGGTTAACGGCGAGATTCGCCTGACGGGCACGGGTAAGGAGTTGCTGGTGAACGAGGAAGTGCGCAACGCCTACCTCGGCGGGCACTGA
- a CDS encoding SDR family oxidoreductase: MSDTLFITGATSGFGEACARRFADAGWKLVLTGRRAERLNALVEELSKQTEVHGLVVDVRDRKGMEDAIANLPPSFAKLRGLINNAGLAVGTDPAPKCSLDDWETMVDTNIKGLLTTTSLLLPRLIAHGRGAGIINLGSIAGSYPYPGSHVYGGSKAFVKQFSLNLRCDLQGTGVRVTNIEPGLCESEFSLVRFGGDQARYDATYAGAEPIQPQDIADTIFWVLNTPAHVNINRLELMPVSQTWAGFAIERGAKG; encoded by the coding sequence ATGTCCGACACGCTGTTTATTACTGGCGCAACCTCAGGTTTCGGCGAAGCCTGCGCCCGTCGTTTTGCCGACGCCGGTTGGAAACTGGTGCTTACCGGCCGGCGTGCCGAGCGTTTGAATGCCTTGGTCGAAGAGCTTTCCAAGCAGACCGAAGTACACGGCCTGGTTGTGGACGTGCGTGACCGCAAGGGCATGGAAGACGCCATCGCCAACCTGCCGCCTTCTTTTGCCAAATTGCGTGGCCTGATCAACAACGCCGGCCTGGCCGTGGGCACCGACCCTGCGCCTAAGTGCAGCCTCGACGATTGGGAAACCATGGTCGACACCAACATCAAAGGCCTGCTGACCACCACCAGCCTGCTGCTGCCGCGCCTGATTGCCCACGGCCGTGGCGCCGGGATCATCAACCTCGGTTCCATCGCTGGCAGCTACCCATACCCAGGCAGCCACGTGTATGGCGGCTCCAAGGCGTTCGTGAAGCAATTCTCGCTGAACCTGCGCTGCGACCTGCAAGGCACTGGCGTGCGCGTGACCAACATCGAGCCAGGCCTGTGCGAGAGCGAGTTTTCACTGGTGCGCTTCGGCGGTGACCAGGCGCGTTACGACGCGACCTACGCCGGTGCCGAGCCGATCCAGCCACAGGACATCGCCGACACCATCTTCTGGGTGCTCAACACGCCGGCGCACGTGAATATCAACCGGTTGGAGCTGATGCCGGTGAGCCAGACGTGGGCTGGGTTTGCGATTGAGCGTGGGGCTAAAGGTTAA